A window from Candidatus Bathyarchaeota archaeon encodes these proteins:
- a CDS encoding nucleotide-binding protein, protein MPNPKYHVYIEYSEPDKSGFRFNISRAELIGSFQEPFANGEPFWLMGRLLTPIKVTKVIIFWSYQTADQLRLPNLESIVVAKDKKYVIDNILKGKVKGAYICTEEFIAPTQKTPTAAQTQPAPVPTPNGTPRRIIVVSGADETMKQTMTAALRKLGLASVVMSEEPAQGKKLVDRYKEYADVGFAVVLLSPDIYVYPKGEEATKRERTPRQDVLFMFGFLLGKLGKERVLALYRESPNFAFPIEFEGVKFAPLDDRDSWKLALIRELTGCGYIVDAERLLR, encoded by the coding sequence GTGCCTAATCCTAAATACCACGTCTATATCGAGTACAGTGAGCCTGACAAGTCGGGTTTCCGCTTCAACATATCCCGCGCCGAACTCATAGGGTCATTCCAAGAACCCTTTGCCAACGGTGAACCCTTCTGGCTAATGGGACGCCTCCTCACCCCAATAAAAGTCACAAAAGTCATCATATTCTGGTCCTACCAAACCGCCGACCAACTACGTTTACCCAACCTCGAAAGCATCGTGGTTGCGAAAGACAAAAAATACGTCATCGACAACATCTTAAAAGGCAAAGTCAAAGGCGCATACATCTGCACCGAAGAATTCATCGCCCCAACCCAAAAAACCCCCACAGCCGCTCAAACTCAACCAGCACCCGTTCCAACTCCAAATGGCACACCCCGCCGAATAATCGTCGTTTCAGGCGCGGACGAGACCATGAAACAAACCATGACTGCGGCGCTACGAAAACTCGGCCTAGCCTCCGTGGTGATGAGTGAAGAACCTGCTCAGGGCAAAAAACTCGTAGACCGCTACAAGGAGTATGCTGATGTGGGGTTTGCGGTGGTTTTGCTCTCGCCCGACATTTATGTTTATCCTAAGGGTGAAGAAGCTACGAAGCGTGAGCGGACGCCGCGGCAGGATGTGCTGTTTATGTTTGGGTTTTTGTTGGGCAAGCTTGGCAAGGAGCGGGTGCTTGCTCTCTATCGGGAAAGCCCCAACTTTGCGTTTCCCATCGAGTTTGAAGGCGTAAAATTCGCTCCCCTCGATGACCGTGACAGCTGGAAGCTGGCGTTGATACGTGAATTGACAGGCTGCGGCTACATTGTGGATGCTGAACGGCTTCTAAGGTAG
- a CDS encoding DUF2798 domain-containing protein, with translation MSALLMALIMAGAMSLLMGLIFNGIAGFQVLGWLTSWTIGFTAAFPAAFFLPPQINKLVNSLTN, from the coding sequence ATGAGCGCACTACTAATGGCCCTAATCATGGCCGGCGCCATGTCCTTACTAATGGGCCTAATCTTCAACGGCATCGCAGGCTTCCAAGTCCTCGGCTGGCTAACCTCATGGACAATCGGCTTTACAGCAGCATTCCCCGCAGCATTCTTTTTGCCGCCCCAAATCAACAAACTCGTAAACAGCTTAACAAATTAA
- a CDS encoding DUF2769 domain-containing protein, translating into MGKPVANTEENAKQCICPDCPTFMKSKLSSVLFCARGKAAETAQAAGCICTSCPIYKKVQLSQMYYCLQGASKDLKS; encoded by the coding sequence TTGGGGAAACCTGTAGCTAATACTGAAGAAAACGCAAAGCAATGTATCTGCCCTGACTGTCCAACCTTCATGAAATCCAAGCTAAGCAGTGTTCTTTTCTGTGCCCGAGGCAAAGCCGCCGAGACCGCGCAAGCCGCTGGCTGCATCTGCACCAGTTGCCCAATATATAAAAAAGTGCAGCTTAGCCAAATGTACTACTGCCTGCAAGGCGCATCCAAAGACCTCAAATCCTAA
- a CDS encoding zinc dependent phospholipase C family protein has translation MKHTRALLLTIAVLAFLAVQPVLAWSNGGYSSDPANPDYGTHDWIAQHALDYLPQQEKQYILDNLSVYLYGTELPDNNQAADKIGDTTKHHIYFYANQTLQDDAAGQRASQEYQKALDALKNQKYAVAAKEAGIMTHYIADMAVFGHLMGAKTAWGAEVHHSDYETYVNRRTETYESSFTSYLQYDGSLSSLSAYDGAETLAFDTTFGGASNYSCVWMDANYDWSNTLFSDRCRESLNLAVNAVADVLHTLYVEAQPVPTATASPPPTVTPTATATNQAEASIGPEVPIAITASAATVVAATALIYKKRRQKK, from the coding sequence ATGAAGCATACAAGGGCTTTACTGCTAACCATCGCTGTTTTGGCGTTTTTGGCTGTGCAACCCGTTTTGGCTTGGAGTAACGGCGGCTACAGCAGCGACCCCGCAAATCCCGACTATGGCACCCATGACTGGATTGCCCAACACGCCCTCGACTACCTGCCGCAGCAAGAAAAACAATACATCCTCGACAACTTATCCGTCTACCTCTACGGCACGGAGTTGCCCGACAACAATCAAGCCGCCGACAAGATAGGCGACACCACCAAGCACCACATCTACTTCTACGCCAACCAAACGCTGCAAGACGATGCCGCAGGGCAGAGAGCAAGCCAAGAATACCAAAAAGCCCTTGACGCTCTCAAAAACCAAAAATACGCTGTCGCCGCAAAAGAAGCAGGCATCATGACCCACTACATTGCAGATATGGCTGTGTTTGGTCATTTGATGGGTGCTAAAACGGCGTGGGGAGCTGAAGTTCATCATTCGGATTATGAAACCTACGTAAATCGCAGAACCGAAACCTACGAATCAAGTTTCACAAGTTACCTGCAGTATGACGGTTCCTTGAGCAGTCTTTCGGCTTATGATGGAGCAGAAACGCTTGCGTTTGATACGACGTTTGGCGGTGCAAGCAACTATAGCTGTGTTTGGATGGATGCGAACTATGATTGGAGCAACACCCTCTTTAGCGATAGATGTAGGGAATCGTTGAATTTGGCTGTTAACGCCGTCGCTGATGTGCTTCATACGCTTTATGTGGAGGCACAACCCGTTCCCACTGCAACGGCAAGTCCGCCTCCGACAGTCACCCCAACCGCTACAGCAACAAATCAAGCCGAAGCCTCAATCGGTCCTGAGGTTCCAATCGCGATAACTGCATCCGCAGCCACCGTAGTAGCAGCAACTGCACTCATCTACAAAAAAAGACGACAAAAAAAGTAA
- a CDS encoding Rrf2 family transcriptional regulator — MRTSTRFPIAVHTLMIIAAFTNQQKVNSDLISQSTGVNPVIIRNIFTQLKKANLISVSPGPGGTTLTKKPQQITLWDIFTAVETKKTEDIFRFHGNVSPNCPIGSNVHELLYSHLDDAVEALKKELSSVTIADLIKELRQKIPDLPEHSSECGQEGSL, encoded by the coding sequence ATGCGCACCAGCACACGATTCCCCATAGCCGTCCACACCCTAATGATAATCGCAGCATTCACAAACCAACAAAAAGTAAACAGCGACCTCATCTCACAAAGCACAGGCGTAAACCCAGTCATCATCCGAAACATCTTCACCCAACTCAAAAAAGCAAACCTCATATCCGTATCCCCCGGCCCCGGCGGCACCACCCTAACAAAAAAACCCCAACAAATCACCCTCTGGGACATATTCACAGCAGTGGAAACCAAAAAAACCGAAGACATCTTCAGATTCCACGGCAACGTTTCCCCAAACTGCCCCATCGGCAGCAACGTCCATGAGCTACTCTATTCGCATCTAGATGATGCCGTTGAGGCACTAAAAAAGGAGCTATCCAGCGTCACAATCGCCGACCTAATCAAAGAACTGCGCCAAAAAATTCCTGATTTACCTGAACACTCCAGTGAGTGCGGCCAAGAGGGCAGTTTATGA
- a CDS encoding YfcE family phosphodiesterase codes for MSTPYTSQKLDLNPSYCKFGAQILLDLLNGFNQNIGGVIENKDVECVHKTRVISRRLRAALPLFRFCFPAKKFDKWTKEIKKVTQRLGNARDLDVQIAFIEEYLKKNPLEKAGIDSILKDHQELRESLQPLVVKELNKLLSSDILDDISSFCKDLIEQQAAATFDANQVLEKSHWHASFRLDEFLSLQRYVHLPNENLKHHEMRIAAKRLRYTMEFFAPLYKSQLKEEIETIKKYQDILGEKHDNEVWLDYIPKFIEKTVAKNKTDPKQTAFKSAVNKFQTYVKTQRQQHYKEFVGLWDQNQQSGFFDRLRDATKAGTTLSEKKIQQTLTNPHAAIAVISDVHANLQALQRVFEDAEERGVTVFLNAGDSVGYGANPSEVVACLCEKNVLSVVGNYDLEVLEGKSKPKGEKKLALKYTQKQLSKACASYLNSLPREIHLEVGDKKLFVTHGSPESIEEHLYHDTPIERLKILAEDAKAEVIIVGHSHEQFQREADKTWFVNPGSVGRPDDGDPKAAYAILWFDPFKVELIRLSYDVDAAAQALREGGLPESYSQMLLRGVSIDTVNKEDQTNQEATDKNCKQTLAAAEEFSKQHWPDCEHYKQVTKLALQFFDGLGKLHKFGSRERCWLECASLLHDVGLAQARGAHHKTTAQLILNDTTLPFTSKDRRVIASIARYHRKGLPKPSHYNLLGLDKETVHKIEVLASFLRLADGLDYTHEANVESLSFRVGVKRVTVEGTAKMKSVLEEQAFNKKKDLFEKVFNTLLVLRWKQK; via the coding sequence ATGAGTACGCCCTATACATCCCAGAAACTTGACTTAAACCCCAGCTACTGCAAGTTCGGAGCTCAAATTCTGCTGGACCTGCTAAATGGCTTTAACCAAAACATAGGCGGGGTCATAGAAAACAAGGATGTAGAATGCGTTCACAAAACGCGTGTAATCTCTCGACGTCTGCGAGCCGCGTTGCCGCTGTTTAGGTTTTGTTTTCCAGCCAAAAAATTTGATAAGTGGACCAAAGAAATCAAAAAAGTAACCCAGCGCCTAGGCAACGCACGAGACCTAGATGTCCAAATTGCCTTTATAGAAGAGTACCTAAAAAAGAATCCCCTCGAAAAAGCAGGGATAGACAGCATACTAAAAGACCATCAAGAACTGCGGGAAAGCCTGCAGCCCTTGGTAGTTAAAGAGTTAAACAAGCTTTTATCATCAGACATTTTAGATGACATAAGCAGCTTTTGCAAAGACCTCATTGAACAACAAGCCGCCGCCACCTTTGACGCGAACCAGGTGCTTGAAAAGAGCCATTGGCATGCATCGTTTAGGCTAGACGAGTTTCTATCGCTACAACGATACGTGCATTTACCCAACGAGAACCTAAAACATCATGAAATGCGCATTGCAGCCAAAAGACTTCGCTATACTATGGAGTTTTTTGCGCCCCTCTACAAGTCGCAGCTTAAAGAGGAAATAGAAACCATAAAAAAATACCAAGACATACTCGGCGAAAAACATGATAACGAAGTCTGGCTCGACTATATCCCTAAATTCATAGAAAAAACAGTTGCCAAAAACAAAACAGACCCAAAACAAACCGCATTTAAGTCTGCGGTGAACAAGTTTCAAACTTACGTCAAAACTCAGAGGCAACAACACTATAAGGAATTTGTAGGGTTGTGGGACCAAAACCAGCAAAGCGGCTTCTTTGATAGGTTAAGAGATGCAACTAAAGCGGGAACAACTTTGTCGGAGAAAAAAATTCAACAAACTCTAACTAACCCCCATGCCGCCATCGCCGTAATTTCTGACGTGCACGCAAATCTGCAAGCGTTACAGCGGGTGTTTGAGGATGCAGAAGAACGGGGTGTGACGGTATTTCTAAACGCGGGCGATTCTGTGGGATATGGTGCCAACCCCAGTGAAGTGGTGGCGTGTCTTTGTGAAAAAAATGTGCTTAGCGTCGTGGGTAACTATGATTTGGAGGTTCTTGAGGGCAAATCTAAGCCTAAAGGCGAAAAGAAGCTGGCGTTAAAATACACCCAAAAGCAACTCAGCAAAGCCTGCGCAAGCTACCTCAACTCGCTACCTCGCGAAATTCACCTTGAAGTGGGGGACAAGAAACTGTTTGTCACACATGGCAGCCCCGAATCCATCGAAGAACACCTCTACCATGACACCCCAATTGAGCGTCTCAAGATTTTGGCTGAAGACGCCAAAGCCGAAGTAATCATAGTTGGGCATTCTCATGAACAGTTCCAACGAGAAGCTGACAAAACATGGTTTGTTAATCCGGGCAGCGTAGGCCGACCCGACGATGGTGACCCCAAAGCGGCATATGCTATTTTGTGGTTTGACCCCTTCAAAGTGGAGTTGATTCGCTTAAGCTATGATGTAGACGCTGCGGCTCAGGCTCTACGGGAGGGGGGGCTACCCGAGAGCTACTCGCAGATGCTACTACGCGGCGTGTCAATAGACACAGTAAACAAAGAGGACCAAACAAATCAGGAAGCCACTGACAAAAACTGCAAACAAACCCTGGCTGCCGCAGAGGAATTCTCCAAGCAGCACTGGCCCGACTGTGAACACTACAAGCAGGTTACAAAGTTAGCTTTACAATTCTTTGATGGCTTAGGAAAGCTGCACAAGTTTGGTAGTCGAGAACGCTGCTGGCTGGAATGCGCGTCTCTGCTTCATGACGTCGGCTTAGCCCAAGCACGCGGAGCCCACCATAAAACAACCGCACAACTTATCCTCAATGACACCACTCTGCCTTTTACTTCAAAGGACCGCAGAGTCATAGCAAGCATCGCGCGCTATCATCGCAAAGGTTTACCTAAACCGAGTCATTACAACCTCTTGGGGTTAGACAAAGAAACGGTTCACAAAATTGAGGTGCTGGCGAGTTTTCTGCGTTTAGCCGACGGCTTAGATTATACGCATGAAGCAAATGTGGAGTCGCTAAGTTTCAGGGTTGGAGTTAAACGGGTCACGGTGGAAGGCACGGCGAAGATGAAGTCGGTGCTTGAGGAGCAGGCTTTTAATAAGAAAAAAGATTTGTTTGAAAAGGTCTTTAATACATTGTTGGTGCTGCGATGGAAACAAAAGTGA
- the cyaB gene encoding class IV adenylate cyclase — translation MDEVEVKILEVNREKISRLLEGLGAKKIFEGDIQTLFFDFSDQRIVKAKDVLRLRRQQDKTELTYKKVQFTQNAKVAREISVNVSDLEGMQEILGLLGLRVTECMQKRRVSYRVGSAQFDFDKYSGKYGFIPEFLEIEAQNVEEIHRYAEALGFRVEDCLPWSTRELIRHYTHKK, via the coding sequence ATGGATGAAGTGGAAGTCAAAATTTTAGAGGTTAACCGAGAGAAAATCAGTCGCCTCCTTGAAGGTTTGGGCGCCAAAAAAATCTTTGAAGGCGATATCCAAACGTTGTTTTTTGATTTTTCTGACCAAAGAATAGTGAAAGCAAAAGACGTGCTTCGCCTGCGCAGGCAACAAGACAAAACCGAGTTAACGTACAAAAAAGTCCAATTCACTCAAAACGCCAAAGTGGCAAGAGAAATCTCAGTAAATGTCTCTGACCTTGAAGGTATGCAAGAAATTTTGGGACTTTTAGGCTTAAGAGTTACTGAGTGTATGCAGAAGCGTAGAGTCAGCTATCGAGTTGGTAGTGCACAGTTTGATTTTGATAAATATAGCGGCAAATATGGGTTTATTCCCGAATTTTTAGAAATTGAAGCACAAAACGTTGAGGAAATTCATCGTTATGCTGAGGCGTTGGGTTTTCGAGTTGAGGATTGCCTGCCGTGGTCGACTCGGGAGCTAATCCGTCATTATACCCACAAAAAATAG
- a CDS encoding polyphosphate kinase 2 family protein has translation MDSESLRVPLGKKINLTDYDAGWVPKWAKKENKQTLHQHAAAVLDANKQELIGMQELLWASNTYAMLIILQGMDAAGKDGTIRHVMSGVNPQGCRVTSFKTPTEEELDHDFLWRHNKALPERGSIGIFNRSYYEDVLIVKVRPEILAKQQLPPANNGDDFWVNRYQDINNFEQHLVRNGTIVLKFYLNLSKKQQKRRLLKRLDDPDKEWKFSLGDLAERSKWNDYMDAYEEMLNQTNTEWAPWYVVPADKKWVMHAVVSEVLVKQIKKLHLSYPVLSKPQKDALKQARAELQKE, from the coding sequence ATGGATTCTGAGAGCCTACGCGTTCCCTTGGGCAAAAAAATCAACCTAACCGACTATGACGCAGGTTGGGTTCCGAAATGGGCAAAAAAAGAAAACAAACAAACCCTCCATCAACACGCCGCCGCTGTCCTTGACGCTAACAAACAGGAACTCATTGGTATGCAGGAGCTGCTTTGGGCAAGCAACACGTATGCGATGCTGATTATTCTGCAGGGGATGGATGCTGCGGGAAAAGACGGAACCATCCGCCACGTCATGTCTGGCGTTAATCCGCAGGGATGCCGAGTTACCAGCTTCAAAACCCCCACCGAAGAAGAACTCGACCACGATTTTCTATGGCGACACAACAAAGCACTCCCCGAGCGGGGCAGCATCGGCATCTTCAACCGAAGCTACTACGAAGACGTCCTCATAGTCAAAGTCCGCCCCGAAATCCTCGCAAAGCAACAACTCCCCCCAGCCAACAACGGCGACGACTTTTGGGTAAACCGCTACCAAGACATAAACAACTTTGAACAACACCTCGTACGCAACGGAACCATAGTCCTCAAATTCTACCTCAACCTCTCCAAAAAACAACAAAAACGCCGCCTCCTAAAACGCCTCGACGACCCCGACAAAGAATGGAAGTTCTCCCTAGGCGACCTCGCAGAACGCTCCAAATGGAATGACTATATGGATGCCTATGAGGAAATGCTAAACCAAACCAACACGGAGTGGGCGCCTTGGTATGTGGTGCCTGCCGATAAGAAATGGGTCATGCATGCCGTAGTTTCCGAAGTTCTGGTTAAACAAATCAAAAAACTCCACCTATCCTACCCCGTCCTAAGCAAACCACAAAAAGACGCACTCAAACAGGCAAGAGCCGAACTACAAAAAGAATAA
- the ppk1 gene encoding polyphosphate kinase 1 produces MLSDDFDSESRNLQSNDSMLDNPSFYLNRELSWVRFNARILEEARDQWHPLLERVKFIAICGSNLDEFFMTRVARLIKKINKKSNERSMDGMTSMEQIYATRKEILPLIKSHADCWNNELVPALSKEDIFVKKFSELPDKMKQNLREFFRCEVVPKMVIPALGFNSEAIENLRVNLYVSGFSSVESCCVLDVPVDKFGRLIRVTRNEYRPHTNVETISMEHDYVFLEDLIANNLDLLFPNEKTLTAYPFRVTRNGEIEIIMDESADFLNSLKVGLAHRKTGFPSRIEFEKSMPKPIREVIASHLRLPKYLLYEVESPLGLVDLWQLLKINRPDLKDKTFLPSILPLLTQEKNLFKTISKRDIVLYHPYDSFEVIVDLLKEAATDDNVTEICITMYRMDAKSPVVDALMTAAQKGKKVTAIIELKAKFDEENNILLVARLREAGVNTVYNFPNLKVHAKLCLIVRKEKKQIVRYSHIGSGNYNAVTAKIYGDIGYLTANPEVGLELEDLFNILVNGLQEKEFKHLLVAPKTLKSEILKRIEREIAFHRKTGKGYLAFKLNNLEEKDIIKALYRASMEGIKIDLNVRALCCLKPGIKGVSDNISVISIVGRFLEHARIYYFQDGEDSEVLLGSSDLMFRNLNERVEVLFSVPDPQVRTAILDNMLKIHLKDNVKARRLLSDGTYERVIPREGERSVNSQFWLIQNRGTWHEYALYIPET; encoded by the coding sequence TTGTTATCGGATGATTTTGATTCTGAGAGCAGGAACCTGCAATCAAATGACAGTATGCTAGATAACCCGAGCTTTTACCTCAACCGAGAACTCAGCTGGGTAAGATTCAACGCGCGTATCCTTGAAGAAGCCCGCGACCAATGGCATCCTCTGCTAGAGAGAGTTAAATTCATAGCGATATGTGGCAGCAACCTAGACGAGTTCTTCATGACGCGAGTCGCTAGGCTCATTAAAAAAATTAACAAAAAATCCAATGAAAGATCCATGGATGGCATGACATCTATGGAGCAAATCTACGCCACACGCAAAGAAATACTCCCACTAATCAAGAGCCATGCAGATTGCTGGAATAATGAGCTTGTACCAGCATTATCAAAAGAGGACATTTTCGTAAAAAAATTCTCCGAGTTACCAGACAAAATGAAGCAAAACCTGCGGGAGTTCTTCCGATGCGAAGTTGTCCCAAAAATGGTTATCCCTGCTTTGGGCTTTAACAGTGAAGCAATTGAGAACCTCCGCGTGAATTTGTACGTTTCTGGCTTTAGCAGCGTTGAATCTTGCTGCGTGTTGGATGTTCCCGTTGACAAATTTGGGCGGCTTATCCGAGTTACACGCAACGAATACCGACCCCACACAAATGTGGAAACGATAAGCATGGAACACGATTACGTCTTCTTGGAAGATTTAATCGCAAACAACTTAGACCTGCTGTTTCCAAACGAAAAAACCCTAACCGCATACCCATTCAGAGTTACTCGTAACGGCGAAATAGAGATAATAATGGATGAATCAGCCGATTTCTTGAACTCCCTAAAAGTGGGTCTCGCTCACAGAAAAACAGGGTTCCCCTCAAGAATAGAGTTCGAGAAGAGCATGCCAAAACCCATTCGGGAAGTCATAGCGTCGCATCTTCGGTTGCCAAAGTATTTGCTCTATGAAGTGGAATCGCCTTTGGGACTGGTAGATTTGTGGCAGCTGCTTAAAATAAATCGCCCAGACCTTAAAGATAAAACGTTTCTGCCGTCAATTCTGCCCTTGCTTACGCAGGAGAAGAACCTGTTCAAGACTATCTCTAAACGCGATATCGTGCTCTATCATCCCTATGATAGTTTTGAAGTGATCGTTGATTTACTCAAAGAAGCCGCAACGGACGATAATGTCACAGAAATCTGCATAACAATGTATCGGATGGATGCAAAGTCACCTGTCGTGGATGCTCTAATGACGGCGGCTCAAAAGGGCAAAAAAGTAACGGCGATTATTGAGTTAAAAGCCAAATTTGACGAAGAAAACAACATACTCCTTGTTGCAAGGCTTCGGGAAGCAGGTGTCAACACAGTTTACAATTTTCCCAACCTCAAGGTACACGCTAAGTTATGCCTTATTGTGCGTAAAGAAAAGAAACAAATCGTGCGGTACTCGCATATTGGTTCGGGTAACTATAATGCGGTTACTGCTAAAATCTATGGCGACATAGGCTATTTGACTGCAAATCCAGAGGTAGGTCTTGAACTTGAGGATCTCTTTAACATATTAGTCAATGGTCTCCAAGAAAAAGAATTCAAACATTTACTCGTGGCGCCAAAGACGCTCAAAAGCGAGATTCTCAAAAGGATTGAACGCGAAATCGCGTTTCACCGCAAAACGGGCAAGGGCTACTTAGCATTTAAACTCAATAACCTAGAAGAGAAAGACATCATAAAAGCGCTCTACAGGGCGTCCATGGAGGGTATAAAGATTGATTTGAACGTGAGGGCGCTGTGCTGTCTGAAGCCAGGGATAAAGGGGGTCAGCGATAATATCTCGGTAATTTCAATTGTGGGCAGGTTTTTGGAGCACGCCCGCATCTATTACTTCCAAGATGGAGAAGATAGTGAAGTCCTTCTTGGCAGTTCAGATTTGATGTTTCGTAACTTAAACGAACGCGTCGAGGTTCTCTTCAGTGTTCCTGACCCTCAAGTGCGCACGGCTATTCTTGATAATATGCTAAAAATTCACTTAAAAGACAACGTTAAAGCCAGAAGACTCCTTTCCGACGGCACTTATGAGAGGGTTATCCCCAGAGAAGGCGAAAGAAGTGTTAATTCTCAGTTTTGGCTAATTCAAAACAGAGGCACCTGGCATGAGTACGCCCTATACATCCCAGAAACTTGA
- a CDS encoding Ppx/GppA family phosphatase has product METKVKTSSHVVGFVDIGTNAVRLLVVRINPNLSYTIISQEKEVVRLGEQEFKDNLLHPDAMERAIFVCKKFVDLAKTYSATKIVAVGTSAIREATNQAEFLARLEEETGLHVRVISGEDEARLICLGVSSGLDIGNEKAIFIDLGGGSTEVAIGNQYECFYVNSMRLGAIRLTAQFIGEGWTAPVGINVYKQIKHYAVSRVHAVKSRVLQYGARLAWGSSGTIINLAEIANKLFKKSNSREDALSLSRKNLKKLAPIMCSLSLEERRKLPAINPERADIIIAGAAIVEAAMEEFGLEEIYISHKELRDGLLVEYLSNFEGFRELQRTPTRNRSVLHLGRSCNFDEKHSETVASLALQLFDSAKQNKLHDLGGNERDLLKHAAMLHDVGDFLSFSNHHLHSDYIISNAELLGFDRKEIEIMACVARFHRKKLPTRKILKARELDEYSKWVVVVLSTFLRFAEKLDRSHSGSVKKAEFILEDDKSVLLEFYSDSDCSFEEWSIIQNKQAFYEAFKKQLDVHCEVTPSAS; this is encoded by the coding sequence ATGGAAACAAAAGTGAAAACATCAAGTCATGTTGTGGGGTTCGTGGACATCGGCACCAACGCAGTACGCCTCTTAGTCGTGCGAATCAACCCCAACCTAAGCTACACAATTATCAGCCAAGAAAAAGAAGTCGTCCGCCTCGGCGAACAAGAATTCAAAGACAACCTGCTACACCCCGACGCCATGGAACGCGCCATTTTTGTTTGCAAAAAATTTGTTGACTTAGCCAAAACCTATTCCGCAACAAAAATCGTTGCTGTGGGAACCTCGGCGATTCGAGAAGCAACTAATCAAGCTGAGTTTTTGGCGAGGCTTGAGGAGGAAACGGGTCTTCATGTGCGGGTTATTTCCGGAGAAGATGAGGCGCGGCTGATTTGTTTAGGGGTCTCAAGCGGCTTAGACATTGGGAATGAGAAGGCGATTTTCATAGATTTAGGCGGCGGCAGCACGGAAGTCGCCATCGGCAATCAATACGAATGCTTCTACGTGAATAGCATGCGATTGGGGGCGATTAGGTTGACGGCGCAGTTCATTGGGGAAGGCTGGACGGCGCCTGTGGGGATTAACGTTTACAAGCAAATCAAGCATTACGCGGTTAGTCGGGTGCATGCGGTTAAAAGCAGAGTGCTGCAGTATGGTGCACGGTTGGCGTGGGGTTCCTCGGGCACTATAATTAACCTTGCGGAAATTGCGAATAAACTGTTTAAGAAGAGCAACAGTCGTGAAGATGCGCTTTCATTGTCTAGAAAGAACCTCAAAAAACTTGCGCCCATTATGTGTTCGCTGTCTTTGGAGGAGCGTAGGAAGCTTCCAGCGATTAATCCTGAACGCGCCGACATAATCATTGCTGGGGCAGCTATCGTGGAGGCGGCGATGGAGGAGTTTGGGTTAGAAGAAATCTACATTAGTCACAAAGAGCTTCGCGATGGCTTATTGGTGGAGTATCTTTCTAATTTTGAGGGTTTTCGTGAACTGCAAAGGACCCCCACACGCAACCGCAGTGTGCTTCATCTGGGGCGGTCATGTAATTTTGATGAGAAGCATTCAGAGACCGTGGCTTCGTTAGCTTTGCAACTCTTTGACAGCGCTAAACAAAATAAACTGCACGATTTAGGAGGCAATGAACGGGACCTGCTTAAGCACGCGGCGATGTTGCATGATGTGGGGGACTTTTTGTCTTTTAGCAACCATCACCTACATTCAGACTACATCATCAGCAACGCGGAGCTTTTGGGGTTTGACCGTAAAGAAATAGAGATAATGGCTTGTGTGGCTCGGTTTCATCGTAAAAAGCTGCCGACACGAAAGATTTTGAAGGCTCGTGAACTCGATGAGTATAGTAAGTGGGTGGTGGTTGTTTTGTCGACGTTTCTGCGGTTTGCTGAGAAGCTTGATCGGAGTCATTCGGGGTCAGTGAAGAAGGCGGAGTTTATTTTGGAAGATGACAAGTCCGTGCTGCTAGAGTTTTACTCTGACTCTGACTGCAGCTTTGAAGAGTGGAGTATTATCCAAAATAAGCAGGCGTTCTATGAAGCCTTCAAAAAACAGCTTGACGTGCACTGCGAAGTTACGCCCAGCGCCAGTTAA